The Budorcas taxicolor isolate Tak-1 chromosome 18, Takin1.1, whole genome shotgun sequence genome window below encodes:
- the EXOSC6 gene encoding exosome complex component MTR3: MPGDHRRIRGPEESQPPQLYAADEGEAPAPRDPARLRPVYARAGLLSQAKGSAYLEAGGTKVLCAVSGPRPAEGGERGGGPAGAGGEAPAALRGRLLCDFRRAPFSGRRRRAPPGGGEERELALALQEALEPAVRLGRYPRAQLEVSALLLEDGGSALAAALTAAALALADAGVEMYDLVVGCGLSRAPAPAPAWLLDPTLLEEERAAAGLTVALMPVLNQVAGLLGSGEGGPTESWAEAVRLGLEGCQRLYPVLQQCLVRAARRRGAAAPL; encoded by the coding sequence ATGCCCGGGGACCACCGCCGCATCCGCGGGCCCGAGGAGTCGCAGCCGCCGCAGCTGTACGCGGCCGACGAGGGCGAGGCGCCGGCCCCTCGCGACCCGGCACGGCTGCGGCCGGTGTACGCGCGCGCCGGGCTGCTGAGCCAGGCCAAGGGCTCGGCCTACCTGGAGGCGGGCGGCACCAAGGTGCTGTGCGCCGTGTCGGGCCCGCGCCCGGCCGAGGGCGGTGAGCGCGGCGGCGGCCCGGCCGGGGCGGGCGGCGAGGCCCCCGCGGCGCTGCGCGGCCGCCTGCTCTGCGACTTCCGCCGCGCGCCCTTCTCGGGCCGCCGGCGCCGCGCCCCACCGGGCGGCGGCGAGGAGCGCGAGCTGGCGCTGGCGCTGCAGGAGGCGCTCGAGCCGGCCGTGCGCCTGGGCCGCTACCCGCGCGCGCAGCTGGAGGTGTCGGCGCTGCTGCTGGAGGACGGCGGCTCGGCGCTGGCCGCCGCGCTCACAGCCGCCGCGCTCGCGCTGGCCGACGCGGGCGTTGAGATGTACGACCTGGTGGTGGGCTGCGGCCTGAGCCGCGCGCCGGCGCCCGCGCCCGCCTGGCTGCTGGACCCCACGCTGCTGGAGGAGGAGCGCGCCGCCGCCGGCCTCACCGTGGCGCTCATGCCGGTGCTCAACCAGGTGGCTGGGCTGCTGGGCAGCGGGGAGGGCGGCCCGACCGAGAGCTGGGCGGAGGCCGTGCGCCTGGGGCTCGAGGGCTGCCAGCGCCTCTACCCCGTTCTCCAGCAGTGCTTGGTGCGGGCCGCCCGCCGGAGGGGTGCCGCTGCGCCCCTCTGA
- the LOC128063401 gene encoding collagen alpha-1(III) chain-like — protein MGEKEGLRGVRYRITNFLPTDYLIRIASTSGHYWLVFLLLFVSKQSGGAERAGPERPSALPPRLSLQIGHGSGAQAQRCPAGLEEAVGRSRLPSGVAAPSGARTRRRFREGPRLAETRNTEFRPGPRGAGSVPPSLSPRKGLPPPGSAASRGSRAAHPDFLRPEGKTENHTRISMPGSARGACGGPRSDWPGACGQLPLLPPGATCKAPRSEPSGEASLLGSPKVTLVKCLGGSFGEESWDSKEKLETCFPRWGLGKDSGPPAVILSPLLLQQQLQSGLRTVPGRRPLQGVRTPGGPSPPPPRACQDPEGPPGHGGQGPLQSPQGPQKEPAAPRDKAGELSHIKAQVDRLLEHVELMEQQRGQLPGTEGCEQNRGSGSQGSLCRTTEPRQEPRGLRARPEAEGSQEHTDTEAVVKNQASDQGCQ, from the exons atgggagagaaagaaggactGAGGGGGGTCAGGTACAGAATCACCAACTTCCTCCCAACTGATTACTTGATCAGGATTGCCAGCACCTCGGGACACTATTGGCTGGTCTTCCTGTTGCTCTTCGTGAGCAAGCAG AGTGGCGGGGCAGAGAGGGCCGGCCCGGAGCGGCCCTCAGCTCTGCCCCCGCGGCTCTCCCTTCAGATCGGACATGGCTCGGGAGCCCAGGCCCAGCGCTGCCCGGCGGGGCTGGAGGAGGCCGTGGGGCGCAGCCGCCTCCCG AGCGGAGTCGCAGCCCCGTCGGGGGCCCGGACCAGGAGGAGGTTCCGCGAGGGGCCGCGCTTGGCTGAAACCCGAAACACCGAGTTCCGTCCTGGCCCCCGCGGCGCCGGAAGCgtgcccccttctctttctcccaggAAGGGCCTTCCACCCCCGGGATCAGCGGCGTCCCGAGGCTCCCGGGCCGCCCACCCAGACTTCCTGAGGCCAGAAGGCAAG ACTGAGAACCACACCAGGATCAGCATGCCTGGGTCAGCCAGAGGGGCCTGCGGAGGGCCCAGATCTGACTGGCCAGGAGCCTGTGGGCAGTTGCCCCTCCTGCCACCGGGAGCCACCTGCAAGGCTCCCCGTTCAGAGCCCAGCGGGGAAGCTAGTTTGCTGGGGTCTCCCAAAGTGACCTTGGTCAAGTGCCTAGGGGGCTCTTTTGGTGAAGAATCCTGGGATTCTAAGGAAAAGCTGGAAACCTGTTTCCCCAGATGGGGTCTAGGCAAGGACTCTGGCCCCCCGGCAGTGATCCTCTCCCCGCTTCTATTACAGCAGCAGCTACAGTCTGGATTACGAACTGTACCGGGAAGACGGCCCCTGCAG GGGGTACGAACACCAGGgggtccctcccctcctccaccgcGTGCCTGTCAGGATCCGGAAGGCCCACCTGGGCACGGGGGTCAAGGGCCGCTTCAGTCCCCACAGGGCCCCCAGAAAGAGCCAGCTGCCCCCCGAGATAAAGC GGGTGAGCTGAGCCACATCAAGGCCCAGGTGGACCGCCTGCTGGAGCACGTGGAACTCATGGAGCAGCAGAGGGGCCAGCTTCCAG GGACAGAGGGCTGTGAACAGAACAGGGGCTCTGGGAGTCAGGGGTCCTTATGCAGAACCACTGAACCCAGGCAGGAGCCCAGAGGCCTGAGGGCCCGTCCGGAGGCGGAAGGCTCCCAGGAGCACACAGACACGGAGGCCGTG GTCAAGAATCAGGCGTCAGACCAGGGCTGTCAGTAG
- the LOC128063499 gene encoding LOW QUALITY PROTEIN: C-type lectin domain family 18 member A-like (The sequence of the model RefSeq protein was modified relative to this genomic sequence to represent the inferred CDS: deleted 1 base in 1 codon; substituted 1 base at 1 genomic stop codon) — protein sequence MLRLEPSPRPGGHRPGLLPLLLALLGTTWAGVQPLQLQEQRVPMAEVLSKKESFLLISLHNRLRSRVHPPAANMQRMDWSDSLARQAQARAALCGAPAPSPASVPRAARHVGWNAQLLPAGSATFVHVVGLWFSEGRQYSHAAAECAPNATCARYTQLVWATSSQLGCGRHLCSGAQGELEAFVCAYSPGGNWEVNGKTIVPYKKGAWCSLCTASVSGCFKAWDHAGGLCEVPRNPCRMSCRNHGLLNVSTCHCLCPPGYTGRYCQDQTKDATEHRXVPGGCSCWGWHPCTSSAPILAVRCSVQCVHGRFREEECSCVCDVGFGGAQCATKVRFPFHTCDLRIDGDCFMVSSEADTYYGAKMKCQGKGGVLAQIESQKVQDILAFYLGRLETTNEVTDSDFETRNFWIGLTYKSAKDSFRWTTGEHQSFTSFAFGQPDNQGFGNCVELQASAAFNWNDQRCKTRNRYICQFAHEHISRWDPGP from the exons ATGCTGAGGCTGGAGCCCTCGCCCAGGCCTGGAGGCCACCGGCCAGGCCTCCTGCCCTTGCTCCTAGCTCTCCTTGGCACAACCTGGGCAGGGGTGCAGCCACTCCAGCTGCAGGAGCAGCGGGTTCCAATGGCTGAAG TCCTGAGCAAGAAGGAGAGCTTCCTCCTCATTTCTCTGCACAACCGCTTGCGAAGCCGGGTCCACCCGCCTGCGGCCAACATGCAGAGAATG gattGGAGCGACAGCCTGGCCCGGCAAGCCCAGGCCCGGGCGGCCCTCTGCGGTGCCCCCGCCCCAAGCCCGGCCTCCGTCCCGCGGGCCGCCCGGCACGTGGGCTGGAACGCGCAGCTGCTGCCCGCGGGCTCCGCGACCTTCGTGCACGTAGTGGGCCTGTGGTTCTCCGAGGGGCGGCAGTACAGCCACGCGGCGGCCGAGTGCGCCCCCAACGCCACCTGCGCCCGCTACACTCAG ctcgtGTGGGCCACCTCGAGCCAGCTGGGCTGTGGGCGGCACCTCTGCTCTGGGGCCCAGGGCGAGCTGGAAGCCTTTGTCTGCGCCTACTCTCCCGG AGGGAACTGGGAGGTCAACGGGAAGACCATCGTCCCCTACAAGAAGGGCGCCTGGTGTTCACTCTGCACGGCCAGCGTCTCCGGCTGCTTTAAAGCCTGGGATCACGCAGGGGGGCTCTGTG AGGTCCCCAGGAACCCGTGTCGCATGAGCTGCCGGAACCACGGCCTTCTCAACGTTAGCACCTGCCACTGCCTGTGCCCCCCTGGATACACAGGCAGGTACTGTCAAG ATCAAACCAAAGATGCCACAGAGCACAGATGAGTCCCAGGTGGGTGTTCTTGCTGGGGTTGGCATCCGTGCACATCCTCCGCC CCCATCCTGGCAGTGCGGTGCAGCGTGCAGTGCGTGCACGGCCGGTTCCGGGAAGAGGAGTGTTCCTGCGTCTGTGATGTCGGCTTCGGGGGAGCCCAGTGCGCCA CCAAGGTGCGCTTTCCCTTCCACACCTGCGATCTGAGGATCGATGGAGACTGCTTCATGGTGTCCTCGGAGGCGGACACCTACTACGGCGCCAAGATGAAATGCCAG GGCAAGGGTGGGGTGCTCGCCCAGATTGAGAGCCAGAAAGTACAGGACATCCTGGCCTTCTACCTGGGCCGCCTGGAGACCACCAACGAGGTGACCGACAGTGACTTTGAGACCAGGAACTTCTGGATCG GCCTCACCTACAAGAGCGCCAAGGACTCCTTCCGCTGGACCACGGGGGAGCACCAGTCCTTCACCAGCTTCGCCTTCGGGCAGCCGGACAACCAGGG GTTTGGCAACTGCGTGGAGCTGCAGGCGTCGGCCGCCTTCAACTGGAATGACCAGCGCTGCAAAACCCGCAACCGCTACATCTGCCAGTTTG cTCACGAGCACATCTCCCGCTGGGACCCAGGGCCCTGA